The DNA segment GCCAACGCGAAGAATCCAGCGAGCGGAAAACCACGGTGCACGCAGGCCTGCCTGGCGCTCGGGAAGGCCGCCGTTTTCTTGCGCGCATGACGTCTGACCGTACTGTTCCTTCAGGTCGCTGCACCCCCGCAGCAGCCTGTTGCACCAGCTGGAGGTCATGAGCCAATGAGCGAGAAGCGGAAGGCCAATCGGGCGCCCCTGGACATCTACCTCAACAAGTACATGGGCGGCGTGCCGTACATGACCCGGGCCGCGGACATCAGCCAGGAAGGCGTCAGCCTCTCGCGCCTCATCGAGCCCCAGCACGACGCGCGCCGCGTGGGCCTCCAGTTCCA comes from the Corallococcus exiguus genome and includes:
- a CDS encoding PilZ domain-containing protein codes for the protein MSEKRKANRAPLDIYLNKYMGGVPYMTRAADISQEGVSLSRLIEPQHDARRVGLQFQLPGSEEIIYAEGEVVREWKELGRKEQSGVRFTLLTERHRKMIDAYVDRHTEGN